A stretch of the Acidobacteriota bacterium genome encodes the following:
- the thiC gene encoding phosphomethylpyrimidine synthase ThiC: protein MKTNGNNSNHNSSIEIQLPNSQRVYVPGQAEGVSVPFREVSLNITKGFNGQIEVNEPVRVYETSGPWGDPQFKGDVRDGLPALRRNWIIERGDVEEYEGRTIKPEDNGYRSPDEAKYAREKSKGKLEEFPGLRRQPLRAKAGHNVTQMHYARKGIITPEMEFVAIRENLGREAAFEALNDRSKLNYQHKGESFGASLPLYVTPEFVRQEVARGRAIIPANINHPESEPMAIGRNFLVKINANIGNSAVASSIEEEVEKMRWAAKWGADTVMDLSTGKNIHATREWIIRNSPVPIGTVPIYQALEKVSGKAEELTWEIYRDTLVEQAEQGVDYFTIHAGVRLPYIPLTAKRTTGIVSRGGSIMAKWCLAHHQESFLYTHFREICEIMRAYDVSFSLGDGLRPGSIADANDEAQFAELDTLGELTKIAWELDCQVMIEGPGHVPMHLVKENMEKQLAVCDEAPFYTLGPLTTDIAPGYDHITSAIGAAMIGWFGTAMLCYVTPKEHLGLPDKKDVKDGVITYKLAAHAADLAKGHPGAQLRDNAVSKARFEFRWEDQFNLSLDPETAREFHDETLPQEGAKQAHFCSMCGPHFCSMKITQDVRDFAAKQGLDEQTALAAGMAEKSEEFKQAGAEIYVKA from the coding sequence ATGAAAACCAACGGAAACAATTCAAACCATAATTCATCCATCGAAATACAACTTCCCAATTCGCAGCGCGTCTACGTCCCTGGCCAAGCCGAAGGCGTCAGCGTGCCGTTTCGCGAAGTCAGTTTGAACATCACCAAAGGCTTCAACGGACAGATTGAAGTCAATGAACCCGTTCGCGTGTATGAAACCAGCGGGCCGTGGGGCGATCCGCAATTCAAGGGCGATGTGCGCGACGGACTTCCGGCGCTCAGACGCAACTGGATCATTGAACGCGGCGATGTCGAAGAATACGAAGGCCGCACAATCAAACCGGAAGACAATGGCTATCGTTCGCCGGACGAAGCCAAATATGCGCGCGAAAAATCCAAAGGCAAGTTGGAAGAGTTTCCCGGTTTGCGCCGCCAGCCGCTTCGCGCCAAAGCCGGCCACAACGTGACGCAGATGCACTATGCCCGCAAAGGCATCATCACGCCCGAAATGGAATTTGTCGCCATACGCGAAAACCTGGGCCGCGAAGCCGCCTTTGAAGCCCTGAACGACCGCAGCAAGTTAAATTATCAGCACAAAGGCGAATCGTTTGGCGCTTCTCTTCCTTTGTACGTCACGCCGGAATTTGTGCGGCAGGAAGTTGCTCGTGGACGCGCCATCATTCCGGCGAACATCAACCATCCCGAAAGCGAACCGATGGCAATTGGCCGCAACTTTCTGGTCAAAATCAACGCCAACATCGGCAACAGCGCCGTCGCTTCCAGCATTGAAGAAGAAGTCGAAAAGATGCGCTGGGCGGCAAAGTGGGGAGCCGACACGGTGATGGATTTGTCCACGGGCAAAAACATCCACGCCACGCGCGAATGGATCATTCGCAATAGCCCCGTGCCGATTGGAACTGTTCCGATCTATCAAGCGCTCGAAAAAGTTTCGGGCAAAGCCGAGGAACTGACCTGGGAAATTTACCGCGACACTCTTGTAGAACAGGCCGAACAAGGCGTTGACTATTTCACCATTCACGCCGGAGTCCGGCTGCCCTACATTCCGCTGACAGCCAAACGCACAACGGGAATTGTGTCGCGCGGAGGTTCGATCATGGCCAAATGGTGTCTGGCACATCATCAGGAAAGCTTTCTCTACACGCACTTCCGCGAAATCTGCGAAATCATGCGAGCGTATGACGTGAGCTTTTCGCTCGGCGACGGCTTGCGCCCTGGTTCGATTGCTGATGCCAACGATGAAGCGCAGTTCGCCGAACTCGACACCTTGGGCGAATTGACCAAGATCGCCTGGGAACTGGATTGCCAGGTGATGATCGAAGGCCCCGGTCACGTGCCAATGCACCTGGTCAAAGAAAATATGGAAAAGCAGTTGGCAGTGTGCGACGAAGCTCCGTTTTACACGCTCGGCCCGCTGACGACAGATATTGCTCCCGGCTATGATCACATCACTTCGGCCATCGGCGCTGCGATGATCGGATGGTTCGGCACAGCGATGCTGTGTTACGTCACACCCAAAGAACATCTGGGCTTGCCGGATAAGAAAGACGTGAAAGACGGCGTCATCACCTACAAACTGGCCGCGCACGCAGCGGATTTGGCCAAAGGTCATCCCGGCGCGCAACTTCGCGACAACGCCGTTTCCAAAGCGCGCTTTGAATTCCGCTGGGAAGACCAATTCAATTTGTCGCTCGACCCGGAAACCGCCCGCGAATTTCATGACGAAACCTTGCCGCAGGAAGGCGCCAAGCAGGCGCATTTCTGTTCAATGTGCGGCCCACATTTCTGTTCCATGAAAATCACGCAGGACGTGCGCGATTTTGCCGCCAAGCAAGGGCTGGATGAACAAACCGCACTCGCCGCCGGAATGGCGGAAAAATCCGAAGAGTTCAAGCAGGCGGGGGCTGAGATTTACGTGAAAGCCTGA